Proteins from one Megalopta genalis isolate 19385.01 chromosome 1, iyMegGena1_principal, whole genome shotgun sequence genomic window:
- the FMRFaR gene encoding FMRFamide Receptor isoform X3, with product MYIREDCELELPSRLDKLKLTRRRLGVEEEEEASERGGGDRDYGSEAVLIYGLPAIYAYTGLLFDYKFIVYPKIVRFLYPLSCMAQIATVYLTLTVTLERYIAVCHPLKARSFCTYGRAQLAVLVIVIFSFVYNLPKFWEIDFYTEVHWKYNVTVLCVYPAELRNNDLYVTLYVHWMYFFICYLFPFLALVIFNAAIYKRVRKANRDLQQLSRHQRREIGLATMLLCVVIVFLICNILPLASNIHETFLHDPPLWLVQTGNLLVTINSSINFIIYVIFGRKFKRIFLKLFCSPKLFGPGRDSPEFQTYDESIVTNMTNIELRNSIRHYHLNRSSTISRNNNVSNGSTRQSLKASGRPGSPGPCVYYPARSPVRSPSQMSRTSSNHNGWSKKDDSVL from the exons ggggtggaggaggaggaggaggccaGCGAGAGAGGCGGCGGAGACCGAGATTACGGATCCGAGGCG GTGTTGATCTACGGGCTGCCGGCGATCTACGCGTACACCGGGCTGCTGTTCGACTACAAGTTCATCGTTTATCCGAAGATCGTTCGGTTCCTGTACCCTCTGTCCTGCATGGCGCAGATTGCGACGGTGTACCTGACGTTAACGGTGACCCTGGAGAGATACATCGCGGTCTGTCATCCCCTGAAAGCGAGGTCCTTCTGCACGTACGGCCGGGCTCAGCTGGCTGTGCTGGTTATCGTGATATTTTCCTTCGTTTATAATCTACCGAA ATTCTGGGAGATAGACTTCTACACGGAGGTCCACTGGAAGTACAACGTGACGGTGTTGTGTGTGTACCCGGCGGAGCTCAGGAACAACGACCTGTACGTTACCCTCTACGTCCACTGGATGTACTTCTTCATTTGCTACCTGTTTCCGTTCCTCGCTCTGGTCATCTTCAACGCGGCCATCTATAAGCGG GTGAGAAAGGCGAACAGAGATCTGCAACAGCTGTCCCGACACCAGAGGCGGGAGATCGGGCTGGCGACCATGCTGCTCTGCGTGGTGATCGTATTCCTAATCTGCAACATCCTGCCGCTCGCCTCGAACATCCACGAGACCTTCCTGCACGACCCGCCGCTCTGGTTAGTGCAAACGGGCAACCTGCTCGTCACGATCAACAGCAGCATCAATTTCATCATCTACGTGATCTTCGGCAGGAAGTTCAAGAGGATATTCCTGAAGCTGTTCTGCAGTCCGAAGCTGTTCGGTCCCGGAAGAGACAGCCCGGAGTTTCAGACGTACGACGAGTCGATCGTCACCAACATGACCAACATAGAGCTCCGGAACTCGATCAGGCACTATCATCTGAACCGGTCGAGCACCatcagcaggaacaacaacgttTCGAACGGCAGCACCAGGCAGAGCTTGAAGGCGTCGGGGAGACCGGGAAGCCCGGGTCCCTGCGTCTATTATCCTGCCAGGAGCCCCGTCAGGAGTCCCAGCCAAATGTCGAGGACCTCCAGCAACCATAACGGATGGAGCAAAAAGGACGACTCGGTCCTGTAG
- the FMRFaR gene encoding FMRFamide Receptor isoform X1, protein METSYEAFTDSYYDVGLSSTHLPIDRASTETPLECKQEIDATGLFDFIIAGVLVNVIGLFGIFGNAISMIILSRPQMKSSINYLLIGLARCDTILIVIAVLIYGLPAIYAYTGLLFDYKFIVYPKIVRFLYPLSCMAQIATVYLTLTVTLERYIAVCHPLKARSFCTYGRAQLAVLVIVIFSFVYNLPKFWEIDFYTEVHWKYNVTVLCVYPAELRNNDLYVTLYVHWMYFFICYLFPFLALVIFNAAIYKRVRKANRDLQQLSRHQRREIGLATMLLCVVIVFLICNILPLASNIHETFLHDPPLWLVQTGNLLVTINSSINFIIYVIFGRKFKRIFLKLFCSPKLFGPGRDSPEFQTYDESIVTNMTNIELRNSIRHYHLNRSSTISRNNNVSNGSTRQSLKASGRPGSPGPCVYYPARSPVRSPSQMSRTSSNHNGWSKKDDSVL, encoded by the exons ATGGAGACGAGCTACGAAGCGTTCACCGACAGCTACTACGATGTCGGACTGTCCTCGACTCATCTGCCGATCGATCGGGCCAGCACGGAGACGCCGCTCGAATGCAAACAGGAGATCGACGCGACCGGGCTGTTCGACTTCATCATCGCCGGCGTGCTGGTCAACGTGATCGGCCTGTTCGGCATATTCGGGAACGCGATCTCGATGATCATCCTCTCGAGGCCGCAGATGAAGTCGTCGATCAACTACCTGCTGATCGGCCTAGCCAGATGCGACACGATCCTGATCGTGATCGCG GTGTTGATCTACGGGCTGCCGGCGATCTACGCGTACACCGGGCTGCTGTTCGACTACAAGTTCATCGTTTATCCGAAGATCGTTCGGTTCCTGTACCCTCTGTCCTGCATGGCGCAGATTGCGACGGTGTACCTGACGTTAACGGTGACCCTGGAGAGATACATCGCGGTCTGTCATCCCCTGAAAGCGAGGTCCTTCTGCACGTACGGCCGGGCTCAGCTGGCTGTGCTGGTTATCGTGATATTTTCCTTCGTTTATAATCTACCGAA ATTCTGGGAGATAGACTTCTACACGGAGGTCCACTGGAAGTACAACGTGACGGTGTTGTGTGTGTACCCGGCGGAGCTCAGGAACAACGACCTGTACGTTACCCTCTACGTCCACTGGATGTACTTCTTCATTTGCTACCTGTTTCCGTTCCTCGCTCTGGTCATCTTCAACGCGGCCATCTATAAGCGG GTGAGAAAGGCGAACAGAGATCTGCAACAGCTGTCCCGACACCAGAGGCGGGAGATCGGGCTGGCGACCATGCTGCTCTGCGTGGTGATCGTATTCCTAATCTGCAACATCCTGCCGCTCGCCTCGAACATCCACGAGACCTTCCTGCACGACCCGCCGCTCTGGTTAGTGCAAACGGGCAACCTGCTCGTCACGATCAACAGCAGCATCAATTTCATCATCTACGTGATCTTCGGCAGGAAGTTCAAGAGGATATTCCTGAAGCTGTTCTGCAGTCCGAAGCTGTTCGGTCCCGGAAGAGACAGCCCGGAGTTTCAGACGTACGACGAGTCGATCGTCACCAACATGACCAACATAGAGCTCCGGAACTCGATCAGGCACTATCATCTGAACCGGTCGAGCACCatcagcaggaacaacaacgttTCGAACGGCAGCACCAGGCAGAGCTTGAAGGCGTCGGGGAGACCGGGAAGCCCGGGTCCCTGCGTCTATTATCCTGCCAGGAGCCCCGTCAGGAGTCCCAGCCAAATGTCGAGGACCTCCAGCAACCATAACGGATGGAGCAAAAAGGACGACTCGGTCCTGTAG
- the FMRFaR gene encoding FMRFamide Receptor isoform X2: METSYEAFTDSYYDVGLSSTHLPIDRASTETPLECKQEIDATGLFDFIIAGVLVNVIGLFGIFGNAISMIILSRPQMKSSINYLLIGLARCDTILIVIAVLIYGLPAIYAYTGLLFDYKFIVYPKIVRFLYPLSCMAQIATVYLTLTVTLERYIAVCHPLKARSFCTYGRAQLAVLVIVIFSFVYNLPKFWEIDFYTEVHWKYNVTVLCVYPAELRNNDLYVTLYVHWMYFFICYLFPFLALVIFNAAIYKRVRKANRDLQQLSRHQRREIGLATMLLCVVIVFLICNILPLASNIHETFLHDPPLWKFKRIFLKLFCSPKLFGPGRDSPEFQTYDESIVTNMTNIELRNSIRHYHLNRSSTISRNNNVSNGSTRQSLKASGRPGSPGPCVYYPARSPVRSPSQMSRTSSNHNGWSKKDDSVL; the protein is encoded by the exons ATGGAGACGAGCTACGAAGCGTTCACCGACAGCTACTACGATGTCGGACTGTCCTCGACTCATCTGCCGATCGATCGGGCCAGCACGGAGACGCCGCTCGAATGCAAACAGGAGATCGACGCGACCGGGCTGTTCGACTTCATCATCGCCGGCGTGCTGGTCAACGTGATCGGCCTGTTCGGCATATTCGGGAACGCGATCTCGATGATCATCCTCTCGAGGCCGCAGATGAAGTCGTCGATCAACTACCTGCTGATCGGCCTAGCCAGATGCGACACGATCCTGATCGTGATCGCG GTGTTGATCTACGGGCTGCCGGCGATCTACGCGTACACCGGGCTGCTGTTCGACTACAAGTTCATCGTTTATCCGAAGATCGTTCGGTTCCTGTACCCTCTGTCCTGCATGGCGCAGATTGCGACGGTGTACCTGACGTTAACGGTGACCCTGGAGAGATACATCGCGGTCTGTCATCCCCTGAAAGCGAGGTCCTTCTGCACGTACGGCCGGGCTCAGCTGGCTGTGCTGGTTATCGTGATATTTTCCTTCGTTTATAATCTACCGAA ATTCTGGGAGATAGACTTCTACACGGAGGTCCACTGGAAGTACAACGTGACGGTGTTGTGTGTGTACCCGGCGGAGCTCAGGAACAACGACCTGTACGTTACCCTCTACGTCCACTGGATGTACTTCTTCATTTGCTACCTGTTTCCGTTCCTCGCTCTGGTCATCTTCAACGCGGCCATCTATAAGCGG GTGAGAAAGGCGAACAGAGATCTGCAACAGCTGTCCCGACACCAGAGGCGGGAGATCGGGCTGGCGACCATGCTGCTCTGCGTGGTGATCGTATTCCTAATCTGCAACATCCTGCCGCTCGCCTCGAACATCCACGAGACCTTCCTGCACGACCCGCCGCTCTG GAAGTTCAAGAGGATATTCCTGAAGCTGTTCTGCAGTCCGAAGCTGTTCGGTCCCGGAAGAGACAGCCCGGAGTTTCAGACGTACGACGAGTCGATCGTCACCAACATGACCAACATAGAGCTCCGGAACTCGATCAGGCACTATCATCTGAACCGGTCGAGCACCatcagcaggaacaacaacgttTCGAACGGCAGCACCAGGCAGAGCTTGAAGGCGTCGGGGAGACCGGGAAGCCCGGGTCCCTGCGTCTATTATCCTGCCAGGAGCCCCGTCAGGAGTCCCAGCCAAATGTCGAGGACCTCCAGCAACCATAACGGATGGAGCAAAAAGGACGACTCGGTCCTGTAG